A DNA window from Plodia interpunctella isolate USDA-ARS_2022_Savannah chromosome 12, ilPloInte3.2, whole genome shotgun sequence contains the following coding sequences:
- the LOC128674051 gene encoding spermatogenesis-associated protein 17-like isoform X2, producing MASVHLFLPTPREFYAELQERNDTAESCRHERHLAAIESQRIIRGFLARKYIKRLSEEATKIQSAYRMHKSQKFYRLNLGQAQRNKEVKYYNESAAKIQALWRGHYSRRTKFCYRSYRRWLATVTERGERKAAEAAEFGIRSRADDLMILEEEARKWLAFVVFKLHHLLRTHVCAGVYSDPATSELSEFEKLLKSIHYLEYRKRLLRKYEEFVRKHRPRFSNKRLFPIIGNGEDYWYLSLPEMYELTSTVPKQTDTRHRDTHHGPQHKRPFLWKKFRPPSPDKGRGPFSPRSSINYTPPPPAPTPAAGGAGDFKQHQDPRFHLYVKHYTPQPALLDYVDFHINVLLSRKCSIENIDKAE from the exons ATGGCATCAGTTCATTTATTTCTACCGACTCCTAGAGAGTTCTATGCTGAACTCCAAGAACGTAATGATACAGCGGAAAGCTGTCGTCATGAACGACATTTAGCTGCTATAGAATCCCAACGCATAATTAGAGGTTTTCTTGCGAGGAAATATATCAAACGGTTATCAGAAGAAGCCACTAAAATACAGAGTGCATATCGAATGCACAAATCGCAAAAGTTCTACAGATTAAACCTGGGGCAAGCGCAACGTAATAAAGAggttaaatattacaatgaatCTGCTGCGAAGATTCAG GCGCTGTGGCGTGGGCATTACTCAAGGCGAACCAAATTCTGTTACCGCTCATACCGCCGTTGGCTGGCGACCGTCACCGAGCGGGGGGAGAGGAAAGCGGCTGAAGCTGCTGAATTTGGCATCAGAAGCCGTGCTGATGACCTGATGATACTGGAAGAGGAAGCCAGGAAATGGCTCGCCTTTGTCGTCTTCAAACTACATCATCTACTCAGAACACACGTATGTGCTGGAGTCTACTCGGATCCTGCCACATCTGAACTTAGTGAATTTGAGAAATTGCTCAAATCCATCCATTATCTAGAGTATCGCAAGAGATTGCTACGCAAATACGAAGAATTTGTGAGGAAACATCGTCCCCGATTCTCGAACAAAAGGCTGTTTCCAATAATAGGGAATGGGGAAGATTATTGGTATTTGTCGCTGCCAGAAATGTATGAATTGACAAGTACTGTTCCGAAACAAACGGATACGAGGCATAGAGATACGCACCACGGGCCGCAGCATAAACGACCGTTTTTGTGGAAGAAGTTTCGTCCACCGAGCCCCGACAAGGGAAGGGGTCCGTTTTCTCCGAGATCGTCTATCAATTACACGCCACCTCCTCCTGCGCCGACGCCGGCCGCGGGCGGCGCCGGTGACTTCAAACAACATCAAGATCCGAGATTCCATCTGTACGTCAAACATTATACGCCGCAACCGGCTCTCTTAGACTACGtcgattttcatataaacgtTCTACTGTCTCGCAAATGTTCCATAGAAAACATCGACAAGGCAGAgtaa
- the LOC128674051 gene encoding spermatogenesis-associated protein 17-like isoform X1 — translation MATIRPFLQTPHEFYAELQDRTDYAELQRYPRFIAILLFHRIVRGHLIRKHIAWLSKNATIIQCAFRMHRARKLFRAALRRAVRSKHSKHYDQAARRIQALWRGHYSRRTKFCYRSYRRWLATVTERGERKAAEAAEFGIRSRADDLMILEEEARKWLAFVVFKLHHLLRTHVCAGVYSDPATSELSEFEKLLKSIHYLEYRKRLLRKYEEFVRKHRPRFSNKRLFPIIGNGEDYWYLSLPEMYELTSTVPKQTDTRHRDTHHGPQHKRPFLWKKFRPPSPDKGRGPFSPRSSINYTPPPPAPTPAAGGAGDFKQHQDPRFHLYVKHYTPQPALLDYVDFHINVLLSRKCSIENIDKAE, via the exons ATGGCAACAATTCGACCATTCTTACAAACTCCTCACGAATTTTATGCAGAGCTGCAAGATCGGACCGATTATGCTGAACTCCAGCGGTACCCCAGATTCATAGCTATTTTGCTGTTCCACAGGATAGTCCGTGGCCACCTTATAAGGAAGCACATAGCATGGTTATCGAAAAACGCCACAATTATTCAGTGCGCGTTCAGAATGCACAGAGCAAGGAAATTGTTTAGAGCGGCTCTGAGAAGGGCGGTTCGAAGTAAGCATAGTAAACATTACGATCAGGCAGCAAGGAGGATTCAG GCGCTGTGGCGTGGGCATTACTCAAGGCGAACCAAATTCTGTTACCGCTCATACCGCCGTTGGCTGGCGACCGTCACCGAGCGGGGGGAGAGGAAAGCGGCTGAAGCTGCTGAATTTGGCATCAGAAGCCGTGCTGATGACCTGATGATACTGGAAGAGGAAGCCAGGAAATGGCTCGCCTTTGTCGTCTTCAAACTACATCATCTACTCAGAACACACGTATGTGCTGGAGTCTACTCGGATCCTGCCACATCTGAACTTAGTGAATTTGAGAAATTGCTCAAATCCATCCATTATCTAGAGTATCGCAAGAGATTGCTACGCAAATACGAAGAATTTGTGAGGAAACATCGTCCCCGATTCTCGAACAAAAGGCTGTTTCCAATAATAGGGAATGGGGAAGATTATTGGTATTTGTCGCTGCCAGAAATGTATGAATTGACAAGTACTGTTCCGAAACAAACGGATACGAGGCATAGAGATACGCACCACGGGCCGCAGCATAAACGACCGTTTTTGTGGAAGAAGTTTCGTCCACCGAGCCCCGACAAGGGAAGGGGTCCGTTTTCTCCGAGATCGTCTATCAATTACACGCCACCTCCTCCTGCGCCGACGCCGGCCGCGGGCGGCGCCGGTGACTTCAAACAACATCAAGATCCGAGATTCCATCTGTACGTCAAACATTATACGCCGCAACCGGCTCTCTTAGACTACGtcgattttcatataaacgtTCTACTGTCTCGCAAATGTTCCATAGAAAACATCGACAAGGCAGAgtaa